The Edaphobacter sp. 12200R-103 genome contains a region encoding:
- a CDS encoding MFS transporter translates to MNTRRRGTIAVLLGAGILVNYFDRVNLSIAHDALQSAFGISDITFGYLLGAYSWTYALMQLPSGSLLDRFGVRRVMLASIVLWAVASGMAALASTILILFLARFLLGIGEAPTFPACAKAIGLWFPPGERGVPTAMFDAAAKLAIGIGTPILGLILLHFGMRANFAATAILSGLYAILFASLYCDPKSPKSAVARERSNEGPSSLGISTLLKERKVLAAAIGSGAYNYSFYLLLTWLPFYLQKGLKMTGQQSVLWSAVPWTAAAVVGFAVGGVLTDIMVRRGYDASVVRKTILIAGTSMGLFVLAPAFLHQSGVVLVCLSLSLSGLAAASPVLWTLPSLLVPSGSTGRVGAIMNQSNQIAAIIAPIATGYLTTWTHSFVAAFLVAGVILLIGVASYVFLLGRIEIVPSARIKDGLVA, encoded by the coding sequence ATGAATACAAGAAGACGCGGGACCATAGCAGTTCTCCTCGGCGCAGGAATTCTCGTCAACTACTTCGATCGGGTTAACCTCTCCATTGCGCACGACGCTCTCCAGTCCGCGTTTGGCATCTCCGACATCACCTTCGGTTATTTGCTGGGGGCCTATAGCTGGACCTATGCGCTCATGCAGCTTCCAAGCGGCTCACTTCTGGATCGCTTCGGGGTCAGGCGAGTCATGCTCGCTTCCATTGTTCTCTGGGCGGTCGCCTCGGGCATGGCCGCGCTAGCTTCTACAATTTTGATTCTCTTTCTCGCGCGTTTTCTGCTCGGAATCGGAGAGGCTCCGACCTTTCCTGCATGCGCCAAAGCTATCGGCTTATGGTTCCCACCGGGTGAGCGCGGAGTACCGACCGCGATGTTTGATGCCGCTGCTAAACTTGCCATCGGCATAGGCACACCGATCCTTGGACTTATTCTGCTGCACTTCGGCATGCGGGCAAATTTTGCCGCGACTGCAATTCTGAGCGGCCTCTACGCAATTCTGTTTGCCTCTCTGTACTGCGATCCAAAGTCACCCAAAAGTGCTGTCGCCCGAGAGCGTTCCAACGAAGGTCCATCATCACTGGGAATCTCCACCCTTCTGAAGGAGCGAAAGGTTCTCGCCGCAGCCATTGGCTCAGGGGCCTACAACTACTCCTTCTATCTTCTGCTTACCTGGTTGCCGTTTTACCTCCAGAAGGGCCTCAAGATGACCGGCCAGCAGTCCGTCCTATGGTCCGCCGTTCCGTGGACCGCCGCCGCAGTCGTAGGATTTGCCGTTGGAGGAGTGCTGACCGATATCATGGTGCGGCGTGGCTACGATGCCAGCGTCGTCCGTAAGACAATCCTGATTGCAGGCACGAGCATGGGACTCTTTGTTCTCGCTCCTGCATTCCTGCATCAATCAGGCGTCGTTCTTGTCTGCCTCAGCCTGTCTCTCAGCGGGCTTGCCGCAGCATCCCCCGTCTTATGGACGTTGCCTTCCCTTCTTGTTCCTTCAGGAAGCACTGGAAGAGTGGGCGCTATCATGAACCAATCGAATCAGATCGCTGCGATCATCGCTCCCATTGCAACGGGCTATCTCACCACCTGGACACATTCTTTTGTAGCCGCATTCCTTGTCGCAGGGGTCATTCTGTTGATTGGCGTCGCAAGCTATGTGTTCCTGCTCGGTCGTATCGAGATCGTTCCTTCCGCGCGAATCAAGGACGGTCTGGTGGCATAA
- a CDS encoding dihydrodipicolinate synthase family protein encodes MEKLIRGAHAAVLTLRKPDHSIDDDALRSLLRFHMKAGIKGFAIGGATGEFCSLTEDELQHTLEVVGKTVEQRAAFVVGIGAADLNGVLRRGEIARRAGAKAALLSMPYFFPYAQDDLRAFVCAVASTLDLPILLYNLPQFTSGINPELTLELIQQWPSVVGIKDSSGSLETLRLLTREAPNACRIVGNDSALAPALQEGIADAVISGVACAFPELIAHFFAEGATASPAWSKSVSALEDVIAQLNQVPTPWGLKIFAEARGLAKASFSLPLSQRREQLRVAMAEWYLLNRDQLLINNSETD; translated from the coding sequence ATGGAAAAACTTATTCGTGGCGCCCATGCTGCTGTCCTGACACTTCGAAAACCTGATCATTCCATTGACGACGATGCTCTTCGTTCCCTCCTTCGTTTCCACATGAAAGCAGGAATCAAGGGATTTGCGATCGGCGGAGCTACGGGTGAATTCTGCTCTCTAACCGAGGATGAGTTGCAACATACCCTCGAAGTCGTTGGAAAGACTGTTGAGCAGAGGGCCGCCTTCGTCGTTGGTATCGGCGCCGCAGATCTCAATGGAGTTCTTCGCCGCGGAGAGATTGCCCGCAGAGCCGGAGCAAAGGCTGCCCTGCTTTCGATGCCCTATTTCTTCCCTTACGCCCAGGACGATCTTCGCGCCTTCGTGTGCGCCGTCGCATCCACACTCGATCTGCCGATCCTGCTCTACAACCTTCCGCAATTTACCAGTGGGATCAATCCAGAACTTACCCTTGAGTTGATTCAGCAATGGCCCTCGGTGGTAGGCATCAAGGACAGCAGCGGATCTCTGGAGACTCTCCGGCTGCTCACCCGGGAGGCCCCGAACGCCTGTCGCATCGTTGGCAACGATAGCGCACTTGCCCCGGCGCTTCAGGAAGGTATCGCGGATGCAGTGATCTCCGGCGTGGCATGCGCCTTTCCGGAGCTGATCGCACACTTCTTCGCGGAAGGAGCTACCGCGTCGCCAGCATGGAGCAAGAGCGTCTCTGCACTTGAGGATGTGATTGCACAACTGAACCAGGTGCCCACCCCATGGGGGCTCAAGATCTTTGCAGAGGCGAGAGGGCTGGCCAAAGCATCGTTTTCTCTTCCCCTTTCGCAGCGGCGGGAGCAGCTGCGCGTTGCGATGGCAGAATGGTATCTGCTGAATCGAGATCAGCTGTTGATCAATAACTCTGAAACAGATTAG
- a CDS encoding alpha-L-rhamnosidase C-terminal domain-containing protein, whose amino-acid sequence MMEKTIAHFARLQRGAVLKLSSAIGVVGALLALSSAAAFGQDLPLTAGLRASQLSPIDPARDVASPQLEGAHHTPLTEEYIWTANDSTAAQDKLIYKFPGLMEQTEPHYFRHSFSLSIVPPQPTLYIAGPRSVKVWLNGSLAESVESDTSSPLGMHTFAIPIAKFLKAGKNIIAIEAIRGRGVTGFANSPLVRQQTFGQVLVAKILPAAEGVETEPLMISSRDWKSSISAQAGWQNTSFDDSLWKPVQSIGAIESDIELFQWNADAGLYDWPGYDGISKFLAHMPLPATQILATYTGRGSFSHPENLTSGKDSNSFTVALPSSPLTDAEAPSLFLDFGRELTGRVEIVSDSDTPVTVSIQMGESESEALKNPYLGINQLTIPPHGTGHGPKSAFRYAKIRFLGGGPKLCFKAIHVDHIYYPVQYLGSFESSDKMLNRIWEIGAYTAHLCMQDGVWDASKRDRGRWMGDMDVSGRVIEDVFGERSLMEDTLDRLMGSAPVDQHVNGIPGYSAFWFTGVADYYRHTGSKKFLEREHGRMLQLLHYVDQEFDVRGIYANRTKVWLYVDWSPDLNGDTPETRRATTLEYYRAYREAAWLLRELGDTSNADQYTQKAEHIKAAADKYLLDSRTDTFGPRWQTNAAAVVGGMTDAVQSKAIWNHVLSSVGHIKYNAYIISPYYNYYVIRSMAKVGHRQAALDWIRQYWGGMVEEGATSMWEAYDPSWYKEDFHASLQADNRSGYFVSLAHGWSAGPTAWLMEEVLGIEPTGAGFNTVDIRPDLLDMQWAKGAEPTPHGLLKVEARKEANGTTVTLDIPQGVTARVLVPSGSSSAKLLVNGIVRSSTDTEDGMRKVITLGTAGHYDLEAE is encoded by the coding sequence ATGATGGAAAAGACCATCGCTCATTTTGCCCGCCTGCAGCGCGGTGCCGTTCTCAAGCTCAGCTCAGCGATAGGCGTGGTCGGCGCCCTCCTGGCTCTTTCCTCCGCTGCTGCCTTCGGGCAGGACCTTCCCCTGACAGCAGGCCTGCGCGCCAGCCAGCTATCTCCGATAGACCCCGCGCGGGACGTGGCCTCGCCTCAACTGGAGGGAGCACATCATACTCCGCTCACAGAGGAATATATCTGGACGGCCAACGACTCGACTGCAGCGCAGGACAAGCTTATCTATAAATTTCCGGGGCTGATGGAGCAGACGGAACCGCACTACTTCCGGCACAGCTTCTCGCTCTCCATCGTGCCACCACAGCCGACGCTCTACATCGCGGGGCCGCGCAGCGTAAAAGTCTGGCTGAACGGGAGCCTTGCGGAATCTGTGGAAAGCGATACGTCCTCTCCTCTGGGGATGCATACGTTTGCGATTCCTATCGCGAAATTTCTAAAGGCGGGTAAGAACATCATTGCGATCGAAGCGATCCGCGGCCGCGGCGTCACTGGTTTTGCAAACAGTCCGCTGGTGCGGCAGCAGACCTTTGGCCAGGTGCTGGTCGCAAAGATTCTTCCCGCAGCTGAAGGCGTAGAGACAGAGCCACTGATGATCTCGTCGCGCGACTGGAAAAGCTCAATCTCTGCGCAGGCGGGTTGGCAGAACACGAGCTTTGACGATTCTTTATGGAAGCCGGTTCAAAGCATCGGAGCCATCGAGAGCGATATTGAGCTGTTTCAGTGGAATGCCGACGCCGGTCTCTATGATTGGCCCGGCTACGATGGAATCTCGAAGTTTCTCGCGCACATGCCGTTGCCAGCGACGCAGATTCTGGCAACCTATACCGGTCGCGGATCGTTCTCGCACCCCGAAAACCTTACATCAGGCAAAGACTCCAACAGCTTTACGGTTGCGCTTCCCTCTTCACCGTTGACCGATGCGGAGGCACCGAGCCTCTTCCTCGACTTCGGCCGCGAGCTCACTGGACGCGTCGAGATCGTCTCCGACAGTGATACTCCCGTCACGGTGTCCATACAGATGGGAGAGTCCGAGTCAGAAGCTCTGAAGAATCCTTATCTTGGCATCAACCAGTTGACCATTCCACCGCACGGAACCGGGCATGGTCCGAAGAGCGCCTTCCGTTACGCCAAGATTCGTTTTCTCGGTGGAGGTCCGAAGCTTTGTTTCAAAGCCATCCATGTTGACCATATCTACTATCCGGTCCAATACCTGGGATCTTTCGAGTCATCGGACAAGATGCTGAACAGGATCTGGGAGATTGGCGCCTACACGGCTCATCTCTGCATGCAGGACGGCGTCTGGGACGCTTCCAAGCGGGACCGTGGCCGCTGGATGGGAGATATGGATGTCAGCGGCAGAGTGATCGAAGATGTCTTCGGTGAGCGTTCGTTGATGGAAGATACCCTTGACCGCCTGATGGGGTCTGCCCCGGTCGATCAGCATGTCAATGGAATCCCGGGTTACAGCGCTTTCTGGTTTACAGGCGTGGCCGACTACTACCGGCATACGGGCTCGAAGAAATTCCTCGAACGCGAACATGGCAGGATGCTGCAACTGCTCCATTACGTCGATCAGGAGTTCGACGTTCGTGGAATCTACGCCAATAGAACAAAGGTCTGGCTCTATGTTGACTGGTCTCCTGACCTGAACGGCGATACTCCGGAGACACGAAGAGCAACCACGCTGGAGTACTACCGGGCTTATCGAGAGGCAGCTTGGCTGCTTCGTGAACTGGGTGATACCAGCAATGCTGATCAATACACCCAAAAAGCCGAGCACATCAAAGCCGCCGCCGACAAGTACCTGCTCGACTCCAGAACGGATACATTTGGTCCACGGTGGCAGACCAACGCCGCAGCAGTCGTAGGCGGCATGACCGATGCGGTCCAGTCGAAGGCCATCTGGAATCACGTGCTATCCAGCGTCGGACACATCAAATACAACGCCTACATCATCTCGCCCTATTACAACTACTATGTCATCCGGTCGATGGCGAAGGTCGGTCATCGGCAGGCTGCTCTCGACTGGATTCGCCAATACTGGGGAGGCATGGTTGAAGAAGGCGCCACCAGCATGTGGGAGGCCTACGATCCCAGCTGGTACAAGGAAGACTTCCACGCATCGCTGCAGGCAGACAATCGCTCCGGATATTTCGTCAGTCTGGCTCACGGCTGGTCTGCAGGCCCCACGGCATGGCTCATGGAAGAGGTTCTCGGGATTGAGCCGACAGGAGCTGGCTTCAACACGGTGGATATCCGTCCCGACCTGCTGGACATGCAGTGGGCAAAAGGCGCCGAGCCTACGCCACATGGCCTCCTGAAGGTCGAGGCGCGAAAAGAAGCCAATGGCACCACGGTCACGCTCGACATACCCCAGGGAGTCACAGCGCGTGTGCTGGTTCCATCTGGCTCCTCCAGCGCCAAACTGCTTGTGAATGGCATTGTCCGTTCTTCGACAGATACTGAGGATGGAATGCGAAAGGTGATCACCCTTGGAACAGCCGGGCATTATGATCTGGAGGCGGAATAA
- a CDS encoding zinc-binding dehydrogenase → MKALLLSEYRRLEVVDFPTPEPATDEVLLKVEACGICGSDVHGFDGSSGRRIPPIIMGHEAAGVIAKVGSGVTEWQVGDRVTFDSTLYCGSCEYCRRGEVNLCNARQVFGVSCGDYRRHGAFAEYLAVPTRVLYRLPAELPFPEAAMIEAVSIALHAVAVSGFKKGQTALVLGAGMIGTLIVQALRVAGSSHIFVADPDKSRVEAAKGLGAHTAIALAKEGADASPAGAILERYPEGVDHVFEAVGFGSTVKTAIASVRKGGTVTLVGNIEAQVELPLQAVVTRQIRLQGSAASAGEYPRAIELLASRQIDVSPLISGIVPLERSAEAFDRLYGKEPNLIKVIVTPDSN, encoded by the coding sequence ATGAAAGCTCTCCTGTTATCTGAATATCGCCGGCTTGAGGTGGTCGATTTTCCCACTCCTGAACCGGCAACCGATGAGGTTCTGCTGAAGGTAGAAGCCTGCGGAATCTGTGGAAGCGATGTTCACGGATTCGATGGGTCATCCGGCCGCCGAATACCGCCAATCATTATGGGACACGAGGCCGCGGGAGTCATCGCGAAAGTTGGCTCCGGCGTAACGGAATGGCAGGTAGGGGATCGCGTCACCTTCGATTCGACTCTCTACTGTGGAAGCTGCGAGTATTGCAGGCGCGGTGAAGTAAACCTGTGCAACGCGCGCCAGGTCTTTGGCGTCTCCTGTGGGGATTACCGGCGCCATGGAGCCTTTGCCGAGTATCTGGCCGTGCCCACCCGCGTGCTCTATCGCCTTCCCGCAGAACTGCCATTTCCTGAGGCAGCGATGATTGAGGCGGTCTCCATTGCTCTTCACGCAGTCGCTGTATCGGGATTCAAAAAGGGCCAGACGGCGCTTGTGCTGGGAGCAGGCATGATCGGCACCCTGATTGTGCAGGCGCTTCGTGTCGCCGGAAGTTCTCACATTTTTGTGGCTGATCCGGACAAAAGCCGTGTAGAAGCCGCAAAAGGCCTGGGGGCACATACGGCCATTGCCCTTGCGAAAGAAGGCGCAGATGCAAGCCCGGCAGGAGCGATCCTGGAGAGATATCCCGAAGGAGTCGATCATGTCTTTGAGGCCGTCGGTTTCGGAAGCACAGTGAAGACTGCCATCGCTTCTGTCCGCAAGGGCGGAACGGTGACCCTGGTCGGCAATATCGAGGCTCAGGTGGAGCTTCCTCTGCAGGCAGTTGTAACGCGACAGATTCGTCTGCAGGGATCGGCGGCTTCGGCGGGCGAATACCCACGGGCAATTGAGTTGCTGGCTTCGCGGCAGATCGATGTATCTCCCTTGATCTCAGGGATCGTGCCTCTGGAGCGTAGCGCGGAGGCCTTCGACCGTCTCTACGGAAAAGAACCGAATCTCATCAAGGTCATCGTTACGCCTGATTCCAACTAG
- a CDS encoding fucose isomerase — MQREMFLVTSGDLRLGANQTCWPAQRDLEKTLTHVFSEMGITLRRAFPVDERQGHGFISSQRMGMDVFANIPADAPLVFATAAWQYTHHVLPGMRFHRGPILTVANWSGQWPGLVGLLNLNGSLIKAGVPFSTLWSQSFDDVFFLKGLKQWVDTGTIRHNLSHVRDLDLASLPADAQGLGRQLAESLKARKAILGVFDEGCMGMYNAIIDDEILNPLGIFKERLSQSALVARMRTVSDQEASTIRQWLDTRGMRFATGTDEATELTDSQILTQCKMYIAATRIAADFACDAIGIQYQQGLKDMVPASDLVEGLLNNPDRPPVFSEQGAELYAASALPHFNEVDEGAAVDALVTNRCWTALGLDPSTTLHDVRWGETLNIQGEEKFVWVLQISGAAPASHFRGGYAGAVSERQPAMYFPLGGGSLKGIGKPGEIVWSRVFVEGGELHADLGRGTVVELSDAENERRWRETTYQWPLVNAVFHGVGRDAFMARHRANHVSIAYAEDSSKALAVKASMLAALGVKVHLCGETGDTRS, encoded by the coding sequence ATGCAAAGAGAGATGTTTCTGGTTACGAGTGGGGATCTACGGCTCGGCGCAAATCAGACATGCTGGCCTGCGCAGCGCGACCTGGAGAAAACACTCACGCATGTCTTCTCAGAGATGGGAATCACTTTGCGTCGAGCCTTCCCGGTCGATGAGCGGCAGGGGCATGGCTTTATTTCAAGTCAGCGCATGGGTATGGACGTCTTTGCCAATATACCGGCGGATGCTCCTCTGGTCTTTGCCACAGCCGCCTGGCAGTATACGCATCACGTTCTGCCGGGAATGCGCTTTCATCGCGGTCCAATTCTCACTGTCGCCAACTGGTCCGGACAATGGCCAGGGCTGGTCGGCCTGTTGAATTTGAACGGATCGCTGATCAAGGCGGGAGTTCCCTTCTCTACGCTCTGGAGCCAGTCCTTTGACGATGTCTTCTTCCTGAAAGGACTGAAGCAGTGGGTGGATACTGGCACGATCAGGCATAATCTCTCGCACGTGCGCGATCTTGATTTGGCTTCTCTGCCTGCGGATGCGCAGGGCCTCGGCAGGCAGCTCGCGGAATCTCTCAAAGCACGCAAGGCGATTCTCGGCGTATTCGACGAAGGCTGTATGGGGATGTATAACGCCATCATCGATGACGAAATTCTCAACCCACTCGGAATCTTCAAGGAGCGGCTCAGCCAGTCCGCGCTGGTAGCGCGGATGAGGACCGTTTCCGATCAGGAGGCGAGCACTATTCGCCAGTGGCTCGATACACGAGGCATGCGGTTTGCAACCGGAACAGATGAGGCGACCGAACTTACCGATTCGCAGATTCTCACACAGTGCAAGATGTACATCGCTGCCACCCGCATTGCTGCAGATTTTGCGTGTGACGCCATCGGAATCCAGTATCAGCAGGGGCTCAAAGATATGGTGCCTGCTTCCGATCTGGTCGAAGGTCTCCTCAATAATCCGGATCGTCCCCCTGTCTTTTCGGAACAAGGGGCAGAGCTCTATGCAGCATCTGCGCTTCCCCACTTCAATGAAGTTGACGAAGGGGCCGCTGTCGATGCGCTGGTCACGAACCGCTGCTGGACGGCTCTGGGCCTGGATCCCTCAACAACGCTTCACGATGTAAGGTGGGGCGAAACTCTCAACATTCAGGGCGAAGAGAAGTTCGTCTGGGTTCTCCAGATCTCCGGCGCTGCTCCCGCCAGCCATTTTCGCGGAGGATATGCAGGCGCGGTCAGCGAGCGTCAACCCGCAATGTACTTCCCGCTCGGTGGTGGTTCGCTCAAGGGCATCGGCAAACCAGGCGAAATCGTATGGAGCCGTGTCTTTGTTGAAGGCGGAGAACTTCACGCCGATCTTGGCCGCGGCACGGTTGTGGAACTTTCAGACGCCGAGAATGAACGCCGCTGGCGTGAGACTACCTACCAGTGGCCGCTTGTCAATGCAGTCTTCCATGGCGTTGGGCGCGATGCATTTATGGCGCGTCATCGCGCGAATCACGTCAGCATCGCCTATGCAGAAGACTCCAGCAAGGCGCTCGCGGTGAAGGCATCCATGCTTGCGGCTCTGGGCGTGAAGGTCCATCTCTGTGGTGAAACCGGAGACACCAGGAGTTGA
- a CDS encoding GntR family transcriptional regulator, with translation MPRRSTTHHPESSNSVRRRAYLLIQKKIASGELKAGTLISEVALAKELGSSRTPVREAAGQLLAEGLLDLSPGGGIIVTQLTRQAIRDLYELREALEVFAVGRVAQSGIRSADKDRLNHLLGETQTLLKELKSSGAAELDAEQMKRFALSDLSFHTLLIRLAANARILKVVNETRLMIRIFGIQRSGHKREELERIYRHHKAILEAVIRQEVEDSRKLLAEHIQASAKERLDEFDLWERENQLAGLDVIDPLQM, from the coding sequence ATGCCACGGCGCTCTACAACGCATCACCCAGAGTCCTCAAACTCGGTTCGACGCCGAGCCTACCTTCTTATTCAAAAGAAGATCGCATCCGGGGAGCTTAAAGCCGGTACGCTGATCTCTGAAGTTGCCCTGGCAAAGGAACTCGGGAGCAGTCGTACTCCAGTCCGGGAGGCCGCAGGCCAGCTTCTGGCCGAAGGACTGCTGGATCTGAGCCCGGGCGGCGGCATCATCGTTACACAGCTTACTCGTCAGGCCATTCGCGATCTCTATGAGCTTCGGGAAGCTCTTGAGGTCTTTGCCGTCGGCAGAGTGGCTCAAAGCGGGATACGCTCTGCCGACAAGGATCGCCTGAACCATCTTCTGGGTGAGACACAGACTCTTCTGAAGGAACTGAAATCATCCGGAGCCGCCGAGCTCGATGCCGAGCAGATGAAACGATTCGCCCTCTCAGATCTTTCGTTTCACACTCTTCTGATCCGGCTTGCGGCGAACGCCCGCATCCTTAAAGTCGTCAACGAAACCCGGCTGATGATTCGCATCTTCGGGATTCAGCGCAGCGGTCACAAACGCGAAGAGCTGGAGCGTATCTACCGGCACCATAAAGCAATTCTTGAAGCCGTGATCCGTCAGGAGGTTGAGGACTCACGCAAGTTGCTGGCAGAGCACATTCAGGCAAGCGCAAAGGAGCGGCTTGACGAGTTTGATCTTTGGGAACGCGAGAATCAGCTTGCCGGTCTGGACGTAATCGATCCCCTGCAGATGTAA
- a CDS encoding SDR family NAD(P)-dependent oxidoreductase — MQSDSSSPSSRPYFDLSGRVALVTGTSRGLGQYFARALARAGAKLVLTSRRREALEAFERELREMGCECASVALDVRDEQSIRSAVAEAASLFGKIDILVNNAGMNIRKPAIEVTWDDWNQILDTNLRGSFFVAQEVAKRMIERGYGRIVNIGSVTSVAGYAGLGPYGASRGGIRQLTMSLADDWGRYGITVNCLAPGWFKTAQNQVMYENKEWVEYLCDRIPMNRPGSPDDLDGPVVFLASEESRYVTGQTLLVDGGISTGATRALPAASNPVMPPDRP, encoded by the coding sequence ATGCAGTCAGATTCATCGTCGCCTTCGTCGCGGCCGTATTTTGACCTCAGTGGCCGCGTGGCGCTGGTGACAGGAACAAGCCGTGGTCTGGGACAGTACTTCGCCCGCGCTCTTGCCCGTGCAGGAGCCAAACTGGTTCTGACCAGTCGCAGACGGGAGGCGCTGGAAGCCTTCGAAAGGGAGCTGCGGGAGATGGGCTGCGAGTGCGCTTCGGTAGCTCTTGACGTTCGTGATGAACAATCCATTCGTTCAGCAGTGGCAGAAGCGGCTTCTCTCTTTGGGAAGATCGACATCCTGGTAAACAATGCAGGGATGAATATCCGCAAACCCGCAATCGAAGTTACCTGGGACGACTGGAACCAGATTCTGGATACGAATCTTCGCGGCTCCTTCTTCGTTGCGCAGGAGGTGGCGAAAAGAATGATCGAGCGAGGCTACGGGAGAATCGTCAATATCGGCTCGGTGACGTCGGTGGCGGGTTATGCCGGGCTTGGCCCTTATGGCGCGAGCCGCGGAGGCATACGGCAGCTGACGATGAGCCTAGCGGACGATTGGGGGCGGTATGGCATTACGGTGAATTGTCTCGCTCCGGGATGGTTCAAGACGGCACAGAATCAGGTGATGTACGAGAACAAGGAATGGGTGGAGTATCTCTGCGATCGTATCCCGATGAATCGCCCAGGTAGCCCCGATGACCTCGATGGTCCTGTCGTCTTCCTGGCATCGGAGGAGAGTCGCTACGTAACGGGACAGACGCTGCTGGTTGATGGTGGTATCTCGACCGGGGCGACGCGCGCCCTTCCTGCTGCTTCAAATCCAGTTATGCCACCAGACCGTCCTTGA